The genomic DNA CACTCGCCTGCCAAAATTTTTTATTCTTATAAAAAACTTAGGCAGGCGCGCCCACATTAATTTTTTATTCTTATAAAAAACTTATGCGGACTCACTTGTGTTTTTTGATTTTTAACTTATAATTTTTGATTTTATACCGTGGGACTAGCAGGGTTCGAACCTGCGACCAAGCGGTTATGAGCCGCGCGCTCTACCGCTGAGCTATAGTCCCCCACCAATCATGCTAGTCACTCCAATATTCTATATGGTTTTTTTCATCTCGTCAATCCATCCAATCAATTCAAAAAACAACCGTACATTTGTGATCCTTACATGAATAGTGCCATGAGGTATTGTATTTTTAGCTCTTGTATTCTTACTATTATTTTTTACATGACTGACTTTCATAAAATTTTTTAGAGGTATTTTAGTTATTTTATGCCAATAATCCATAGATTTTTCTGCGTCAACATTCTTATGCGCAATGATTTGTATCTTCATGTTCTCTTTTGTAATATGAAGAAATTTTTCAAAAAAACGGATCATTATAGTAATCATTGCAGGATCTGAATTGGCAAAATCAATGCTTTTCCATTTACTGCCATAGGCACCTTTTTTATAGCCCTCTGACCAATACATTGCGACACCTGCAATAAATAAAGGGTCTTTAGTGTATTTATGGTATTGCAAAGCTGCAAAATCTCGTATCTTCTGGTGTTCCTCTTGAGATTTTTGAGTTTGTTGTCGATTCCTTTTTATGAGAGCTTTAACACTAGTATCATGTACACGCTTATGTATTTTTTCTTGCGCGAGTTGAGATAATGAAACATCTTTTAACCATGTGCTCAAAGTACTTTTTGGAATAGTCATTTTCTGAGATATTTGATTATAACTATATCCATTTCTGCGCAATTTTATAGCATCATCTTTGTCTTTTCTCATAAAATAAATAGAACCTATAATACTATCAATGTACCATAGGTTCATATTTATAACAATGATGGTGCCGAGGGAGAGAATCGGACTCTCGACACAAGGATTTTCCTTATACTGTCTTATGTTTCCATAAGGATTGGACTATATCATTCCCGCTGAGCGGGATTGGGCGCTATTTGCAGGATTATTGTTGGGACTCACCTGCTAGTCTCTACTCCTTCCTTAACACTTTATACCCATTAAGGCTTGGATCGGGATTGTCATAATTCTATAAGAACCGTAGATTTCCCCGAATTCACCCAATTTTTCTCACTCTATATTGCTATAGAGGGGACCGAAAATTCAGTCCTTTGCTCTACCACTGAGCTACCTCGGCTCACTCAAATATTCATTGTTGTGCACGCTGAGGGATTCGAACCCCCGACCCTCTCGGTGTAAACGAGATGCTCTAACCAGCTGAGCTAAGCGTGCTTTTTATTGAATAGATCCACCAACTTATTTCATATGAATGTTGTTTTTTCTTTTATATAATGAATTTTTGACAAAAAACTTCTGTCATTCTGAACTTGTTTCAGAATCTCAAAACTATGGCTTATGTAGATGCTGAAACAAGTTCAGCATGACATAGATATTAAATGAGATCAACAAATATCATTGTACAATATTTTTTTATTTCTTCCAACCTCTTCTCGTGCCCAGAGCGGGACTTGAACCCGCACACTCCAAAGGAGTCTAGGCCCTCAACCTAGTGCGTATACCAATTCCGCCATCTGGGCATGCATATCACTTTTTTGCAAAAATGATATGTTCCAACTTTAATTTGTCACTTCTTCCGCTACTTCCGCCTTTTCTGCTTCAACTACTTCTTCCACAACCTCTTCTTTTGCTACTGGATTTTCAACTTCTTTTTTCACAATGTCTTTTGCATCTGTATATTTAAAACGCAATGCCTTTGCCACTTTGTCTCGTACATAATACAATTTTGCCTTGCGTACTTTTGCACGCTTTATCAACTCGATCTTATCGATAAATGGAGAAAACATCGGCACCACGATCTCAACACCCACACCATTGGACACTTTGCGCACAGTAACAGTTGGAGAACTGCTTTGGCGTCCTTTGATCGCGATGATCATGCCCTCAAAGATCTGGACACGCTCTTTTTCACCCTCTTTGATCCTGCGATACACCTTG from Parcubacteria group bacterium includes the following:
- the rplS gene encoding 50S ribosomal protein L19; this encodes MRSEVIAFNKTQRKDTIDFYAGDVVKVYRRIKEGEKERVQIFEGMIIAIKGRQSSSPTVTVRKVSNGVGVEIVVPMFSPFIDKIELIKRAKVRKAKLYYVRDKVAKALRFKYTDAKDIVKKEVENPVAKEEVVEEVVEAEKAEVAEEVTN